From Topomyia yanbarensis strain Yona2022 chromosome 1, ASM3024719v1, whole genome shotgun sequence, one genomic window encodes:
- the LOC131677402 gene encoding DEAD-box helicase Dbp80-like, with protein sequence MSQDGHSVAVLSGDLTVEQRLDALDRFRTGLEKVQIITNVLSRGIDVEQVTIVVNFDLPMDQQGRADCETYLHRIRRTGRFERNHHQPSGQ encoded by the exons ATGTCCCAGGATGGTCACTCGGTAGCGGTACTGTCCGGTGATCTAACGGTGGAGCAACGGTTGGACGCCCTTGATCGATTCCGAACCGGACTAGAGAAGGTACAGATTATAACGAACGTTTTGTCCAGGG GTATCGACGTCGAACAGGTGACCATTGTCGTCAACTTCGACTTGCCGATGGATCAGCAGGGACGAGCCGATTGCGAAACGTATCTACATCGAATTAGACGCACCGGTAGATTCG AACGGAATCACCATCAACCTAGTGGGCAGTGA